The Leifsonia poae region GGATGCCGCCCACGATGTAGGCGATGAAGATCGTGATCTGGAAGTTCAGGGCCGTGGCGGTGTGGGCGCGCACGAACGGGCCCTTGTCTTTGAGCACGAGGTAGCCGATGAGCGCGGGGATCCAGTTGAACAGGATGCCGCCGATGTGAACGAGCGTTGCCCACAGTTTCTCGTCGGCGGGGCTGAGCTGCTGCGGCGAGCCGCCGTACGGCGGCTGGGGCGGCGGCGGGGGCGTTGCGGACATTGTGTTTTCTCCTAGGCTGCGCCGGAAGCGGCGGTGGACGGGTGGATATCGTCCCCAACCCTAAGGCAAACGGGCCGAAACTGAGAAGAAGCCGAGAGGATCATGTCCACTCGGCTTCGTCTCGTTACGCGAGTCGGCGTCGTCTCGTCACTTGATGAAACGGAAATTGACGGGGTAGCGGTACGTGCCGCCGCCGTTGACCCGCACGAAACCGATGATCGAGAAGACGAGGTTGACGATGTAGAGCGCCCAGGGGATCAGCGTGGCGAAGAGCCACCAGATCGGGGTGAACAGCAGGATGATCCCGAGGATGTACGAGACGACCCAGACGATCAGCCACGTGATCTGCCAGTTCAGGGCCTCCTTCGATTCCTGCCGGGTGAGGGCCCCGCGATCCTTGAAGACCAGGAAGATGATGAGCGACGGCAGGATCCACAGGATGCCGCCGAGGTGGGCGAACGACGCCCACTGCTTATCCTGGGCCTGGTCGAGCGGGGCGGCGGGCGCGGCGGCGTATTGCTGCGGGGGCACCCCCGGTTGCTGCGGGGGGACTCCGCCGTAGGGTTGCTGCGGCGGCACGCCCGGCTGCTGTGGGGGGACGCCGCCGTAAGGCTGTTGCGGCGGAACGGCTCCCGCAGGAGGCTGCGGGGGGAGCGGCTGCTGCGGGGGCTGCGGCGGCTGGGGCGGAACGCCGCTACCGGCCGCGGGATCGATCGGGGGCTGGTTCTGGTCGGTCATGATCGGTGCCTTTCGTTCGAGATCCATCGAATCGAACCGTCGGCTGGACGGGCCTGCCGATCAGTGCGTGCCACGCTGTTGTGAGATCGCACCCATAAGGTACTGCGCACGCTGTGGGCGGTGCAATCAGTCGGCGGGTGTGTCAGCGCGATATGATTAGCACTCAGGATCAGCGAGTGCTAAGCAATCGGGGGCACGCACACAGTCGGGAGGCGAGTCGGATGGTGTCTGATCGGAGCCTCGAAGTGCTGCGGGTCATCGTGCAGGACTACGTCGCATCCCGCGAGCCGGTCGGCTCCAAAAGCATCGTCGAGCGACACGCTTTCGGTGTCTCGGCCGCCACGATCCGCAACGATATGGCCGCCCTCGAAGAAGAAGAGCTCATCGCCGCGCCCCACACCTCGTCCGGGCGCGTGCCCACCGACAAGGGGTACCGGCTGTTCGTCGACCACCTGGCGGAAGTGCGCCCGCTCAGCCCGGCGCAACGCCAGGCGATCGAGGTCTTCCTCGGGCAGTCCGCGGACCTCGACGATGTGCTCGCCCGCACAGTGAGGCTGCTCTCCCAGCTGACGAACCAGGTCGCGCTCGTGCAGTACCCGTCCGTGTCGCGGTCACGCATCCGGCACATCGAATTGGTGATGCTGGCCCCGCGGAGGCTGCTCAGCGTGCTGATCACCGACTCCGGCGCAGTGGAGCAGCGGGTGATCGAGCTCGGCAGCGATCTCACCGATGAAGACGTCGCGGAGATCCGGGGCGCCATCAACGGCGCCGTCGCGGGTCTCTCGCTCAACGATGCCGCGACTCGGCTCCGAGAACTCCCCGCCGCGCTCACGGACCGCACGCGCGCATTGGTAGAACCGGTCGCGAGTGCGCTGCTCGACCAGATCGCGGCGAATCGCCAAGAGAAGCTGGTGATGGCCGGTGCCGCGAATCTCGTGCGCACCGAGCACGATTTCACCGGGAGCATCTTCCCGGTGCTGGAGGCGATCGAGCAGCAGGTCGTCCTGCTCCGGCTCTTCGGCGAGATGGCGACCGATCAGCACGGCGTTGCCGTCAGCATCGGCCGCGAGAACGCCCCTTTCGGTCTGGCCGAGACGTCGGTGCTCTCGAGCGGGTATACGGCGTCGGGCTCCGACATCGCCCGCCTGGGAGTGCTGGGCCCGCTCCGCATGGACTACTCCAACAACATGGCCGCCGTCCGTGCGGTGGCCCGCTACCTCTCCCGCCTACTGGGCGAATAGAAATCCGAACGAGAAGGAAAAGCCGTACGTGGCCGACCATTACGAAGTCCTCGGCGTTGAGCGCAACGCCACCCCCGACGAGATCAAGAAGGCTTACCGCCGTCTGGCACGGGAGCTGCACCCCGACGTGAACCCGAGCCCGGATGCGGCGGAGCGGTTCAAGCTGGTCACCCACGCCTACGACGTGCTCAGCGACCCGCGCGAACGGGAGCAATACGATCTCGGCCCGCAGCCCGGATTCGGTGGGGGCGGCGCCAACTTCGGTGGATTCGGCGACATCTTCGAGACCTTCTTCGGTGGGGGCGGCGGCGCGACCCGCGGTCCCAAGTCTCGGCGCGAGCGAGGTCAGGACGCGCTGCTGCGGGTGGAAGTCGAACTCGATGAGGTCGTGTTCGGCACCCACCGCGATTTGGAGGTCGACACGGCGATCGTCTGCGAGACGTGCAACGGCTCCTGCTGCCAGCCGGGCACCGCGCCCGTCACCTGCGACATCTGCCACGGCACCGGCAGCATCCAGCGGTCGGTCCGCTCCCTGCTCGGCAACGTCATGACCTCGAGTCCGTGCGGAACCTGCCGCGGCTACGGCACCGTGATCGCGACGCCCTGCGTCACCTGTCAGGGTCAGGGACGGGTCCGAGCCCGGCGCACGGTTCCGGTCGACATCCCCGCCGGCGTCGACACCGGTCTGCGGCTGCAGATGCCGGGCAGTGGCGAGGCGGGGCCTGCCGGCGGCCCGAACGGCGACCTCTACCTCGAGATCAAGGTGAAGCACCACGATGTGTTCAGCCGCGACGGCGACGATCTGCTCTGCACGCTCGAGGTTTCGATGACGGATGCGATCCTGGGCACCACGGCGACGGTCAAGGCGCTCGACGGCGACATCAGCCTCGACCTGAAGGCGGGGGTGCAGAGCGCTGACATCCTGACGGTGAAGGATCGTGGCATCACCCACCTGCGGGGCAGCGGTCGCGGCGATCTGCGGGTGGGCATCCAGGTCGTCACACCGACCAAGCTCGACCACAAAGAGCGCGAGCTGATCAAACAGTTCGCCGCCACGCACAAAAACGCCGAGCCCAGTCTCGCGCGGTTCCAGCAGGGGCTGTTCGCCAAGCTGCGCGACCGTTTCCTCAACGTCTGACCGTCGCATGAGCTCGCTCTACCTCCGCGAAGACCTCGAGCACGTCGAGGTGGGGGATCGTCTATCGCTCACCGGTGCAGAGGCGAAGCATGCGTCGACGGTCACACGCACCCGGGTGGGACAATCGGTGATGATCGGCAACGGTCGCGGGCTGATCGCCTCGGGCCGGGTACTGGTGGCCACACCCTCCGAACTCGCGATCGAGGTCGAGTCGGCGCAGCGGGTCGAACGGTCCGCGCCCGCGGTCACGCTCGTGCAGGCCCTTGCGAAAGGCGATCGCGACGAGTTGGCGGTGCAGGCGTCGACAGAGCTCGGCGTCGACGCGGTCGTCCCGTGGGCTGCGGCGCGCTCTGTGTCGCGTTGGGAGGGGCAGAAGATCCAGAAGGGGCGCGACCGCTGGGCCACGATCGCCCGCGAAGCGGCCAAGCAGTCGATCCGCGCCTGGGTGCCCGCTGTCGAGGAGCTCACGAACACGAGGTCACTGGCGAAACGGGCGGCCGGTGCGCGCATCCTGCTGCTGGACCCGGATGCGCCGGTGCGGTTGACGTCGCTGACCTTCGACGATCGACCGCTCGTCCTCGTCGTCGGACCGGAAGGCGGCATCGCCCCAGAAGAACTCGCCGCGCTGGTCGAGGCGGGTGCGGAACTCGTTCGCCTCGGAGACACCGTGCTCCGCACCTCCACGGCTGGTCCGGCGGCGCTGGCGGTCGTGAACGGACTCCTCGGGCGCTGGTAGGGCGCTCAGTCACCGACCTCGAGTGCGCCGAGAGCGGACAGGCGCGAACCGTGGGCGTCGGGAAGGCGTTCCCGCGCACTGCACCCAGCCTCGAACTCTAAGATGGAATCATGGAAACGGACGAGCGCTCCCTCTTCTCGCGGATCATCGATCGCGAGATCCCCGCCGATATCGTCTACGAAGACGATGAGGTGATCG contains the following coding sequences:
- a CDS encoding DUF4870 domain-containing protein; translation: MSATPPPPPQPPYGGSPQQLSPADEKLWATLVHIGGILFNWIPALIGYLVLKDKGPFVRAHTATALNFQITIFIAYIVGGILSIVVVGVFIIIAAAVLNIVFSIIAAVRANQGEFYTYPLAIKFLS
- a CDS encoding DUF4870 domain-containing protein — translated: MTDQNQPPIDPAAGSGVPPQPPQPPQQPLPPQPPAGAVPPQQPYGGVPPQQPGVPPQQPYGGVPPQQPGVPPQQYAAAPAAPLDQAQDKQWASFAHLGGILWILPSLIIFLVFKDRGALTRQESKEALNWQITWLIVWVVSYILGIILLFTPIWWLFATLIPWALYIVNLVFSIIGFVRVNGGGTYRYPVNFRFIK
- the hrcA gene encoding heat-inducible transcriptional repressor HrcA, which encodes MVSDRSLEVLRVIVQDYVASREPVGSKSIVERHAFGVSAATIRNDMAALEEEELIAAPHTSSGRVPTDKGYRLFVDHLAEVRPLSPAQRQAIEVFLGQSADLDDVLARTVRLLSQLTNQVALVQYPSVSRSRIRHIELVMLAPRRLLSVLITDSGAVEQRVIELGSDLTDEDVAEIRGAINGAVAGLSLNDAATRLRELPAALTDRTRALVEPVASALLDQIAANRQEKLVMAGAANLVRTEHDFTGSIFPVLEAIEQQVVLLRLFGEMATDQHGVAVSIGRENAPFGLAETSVLSSGYTASGSDIARLGVLGPLRMDYSNNMAAVRAVARYLSRLLGE
- the dnaJ gene encoding molecular chaperone DnaJ; the protein is MADHYEVLGVERNATPDEIKKAYRRLARELHPDVNPSPDAAERFKLVTHAYDVLSDPREREQYDLGPQPGFGGGGANFGGFGDIFETFFGGGGGATRGPKSRRERGQDALLRVEVELDEVVFGTHRDLEVDTAIVCETCNGSCCQPGTAPVTCDICHGTGSIQRSVRSLLGNVMTSSPCGTCRGYGTVIATPCVTCQGQGRVRARRTVPVDIPAGVDTGLRLQMPGSGEAGPAGGPNGDLYLEIKVKHHDVFSRDGDDLLCTLEVSMTDAILGTTATVKALDGDISLDLKAGVQSADILTVKDRGITHLRGSGRGDLRVGIQVVTPTKLDHKERELIKQFAATHKNAEPSLARFQQGLFAKLRDRFLNV
- a CDS encoding 16S rRNA (uracil(1498)-N(3))-methyltransferase — translated: MSSLYLREDLEHVEVGDRLSLTGAEAKHASTVTRTRVGQSVMIGNGRGLIASGRVLVATPSELAIEVESAQRVERSAPAVTLVQALAKGDRDELAVQASTELGVDAVVPWAAARSVSRWEGQKIQKGRDRWATIAREAAKQSIRAWVPAVEELTNTRSLAKRAAGARILLLDPDAPVRLTSLTFDDRPLVLVVGPEGGIAPEELAALVEAGAELVRLGDTVLRTSTAGPAALAVVNGLLGRW